In Mytilus edulis chromosome 3, xbMytEdul2.2, whole genome shotgun sequence, the genomic window GTAGACAAAACACACCTcttatatatcatattataagcCTGTGCCTTCAATGGGATTTGTTAAACCTGTAAAagcattttctttaatttttgaaaagCTTTATCGATCATCAATGTTTATCCCTGATCTAAAACAAAACATTCTTACCATTTGTGTTGTGATAGATGATGCATGCTCAGTATTAGAAATTTACAGAGTGGaaaacttgttactatatatagagtgtattatatagatataataatCATCAATGTTGCACTGAGTCAGCTGTTTTAAATTGCAAGGCATTTTCTCTCATGAAAACTTCTAACTGGTCCAAAATAAGATTCAGAGATTCCAAATGAAATTAGAATTACTTGACATAGCCAGaatcattaaaaatacaatataaatattgtttttttaatattaaaacaaaataaaaacatttcacactataaatttaatattttacagATATTTGTAGTGGTAAACCAAAttgctttttttatattttcttttttttttaataaccagAAGCTAATTCATCCAAAATTTCATTATTATCAAATTTATCTACATtcacatttcaaatttgaaaaacaaaaactttttgaAAAGATTTCTCCTCACTATCATCATTCATTCTACTTGAAATGAGCATCGTCCCTGTTTCTCTGTTGATGTCTATTGCTATAGGATCTTTGATTCCATCAGATTCTGATAATATTGTCTTGCTTGTTTTACCATCTGGTGATACTACCATGACACTGTTGTTTTCAGTAGAAGCTATATAAATGAAGCCATTCATGTCTATTGCTATCCCTTGTGGGTAGCGGATGTCACAGTGTTTGAATGTCCAAAGTGGTTCTCCAGTACTTGCGTAGCAGCAGACTTTTTGTTCATCACCAATGGTACCATAGTTGTTTCCTTTAAATAACGAAATAAAATTTGCCTTAACTTCTTCTAAGATTTTATGAGATTTAATATCATCCAAGTTCACTATTGTACTTTTCTCACTACTGCTGATGACCAATATTTGACCATCACTTGCTACTCCATAACAATCatgagaaatttttatttttttaataacttttttcttCTCTATATCCACCAGGACTATCTGGTTTGCTGATCCTAATGTAACAGCCACCGTATTATTTCTGACAAAGCAAGTATCTGTTGAAGATCCTGGTAATTTCCCTATAACCTCTTTTTTAAAGGTGCCATCATTATTGAATAACCACAGCTGACTTTTTTTATCCTGGTTATTAAGAATTAAATATGTGCTATCAGGTAATATCCTACATGCACCTATATGAATACACTTCTTATCATCTGGAATACTCAGTGTTTTCAACATGGAAGGCTTTATGAGGTCAAATCCTGGATATGTTGGAACCAAAAACTGTGCTTGGTCTTCTCTTCCAGCATTAACTTGGAGAGGAGAAGGTCTGGTATGGATATGTATATCACCAAATGATTTGACATATTTTACAATTGAATGAACAGATGGCGTAATTATCACCTGCAAGTTGTTTTCTTTGAGGTTGTCTCCTCTTTTTAAATCGTCAATGTATTGAGCTGCTTTAGATGTAGTTTTCTCAATTTCTTTCAGACCAACATACATTTGTAGCTCAGTTGCATGTTGTGTCATCTGGGAAAAGTCACTTTGCAATTGATTTATTTGATTGGCTCGTTGCTCGAGTTGTAGAAGGAGAGTGTTCATCTCTGATTCCAGCTCTGAATGCTTATATTCTAAgtcatattttatttctttttctagtTTATTGAATAATTCATCTATTGAGTTCTTCATATATTGAATTTTTGCAAAGGCTTGTATTTTCTGAAATTTACATGTATTAACCCTGCTTTTTAAGTATTTTATTATCTCTTCAAAGCTTTCCTTTACATCCTTCAAATCTTGATCAAGAAGTTGAACCCAGGCAGATGATTTCACTTGTGCTACAACGTCTGATAGTGGTTTCATGTCCCTGCATTTCTTGTGTTTGTCACTACAGCACTTTTCGCAGCATGGACAGGCATGGAAAGAACAGTAAAGTTTAAATTTCTCCATGTGATCTTGGCAATAGGTACTCATATCCTGTACAAATTGAGGTAGCTTGTGATAGTCTTCAATAGACATTGTTTTATGGTCATCagatattttcatctttttgtgATGTTTTTCGCAGTCTTTACACAGAAACTCCTCACATTCTGTGCACCATGCTATAGCTTCTTTAGAATTATATTCATCATAACAGAGAGTGCAAATGTCCACATCTGATGAGGCCATTTTCCttaaatttctgaaattttataTGAGAGAAAAAGATAAGCATTTTGTTTTTAGGACAAAATTCACAATTAATTTACAGCACACTGTCCAAAACATACTTCAAATATTAATTAGCTAAAATATAAGTAAATCAAAAAAGTATTGACAAACCCAGAtgaggaatcagagctttgcttAAAGgagaaacatttcttaatttaataataatcagtattatcaataaaataatttgttcGTAACCATCAATATTGTGATTACTGTGAAATAatctaatatgaggcaggcattacctgtgaatggggacgaagtttgtttaaattattttttttgtattttaaatatttgttaaaaaaaagatacggaaataccataacgtttccgattttggttctgttgttagggattttacttgtgacgttatttaagttatgacgtcatgttcaatgtaaacaaagaaacgcaatgcatcaggtaggcctaacgtttattcacaccaaagacaaagaatgattaaaaatgaaatattggtattgtgttccttgagttcctatagactaatcaaagtctcacgacaacaagaccggaagaaggaagtagagttatgtgttctgcgcagatccggaaattagaaaacatgaaaaaaaaaaaattgaacgattttgagttcattagtacaatgaaaaattcgggaaattttcccgattttttttttttttttttttttttattgaattttctactgtaataggggacttcgtccccatataaataGCAAAATAGCCCAAAAAGCTGTGCTTAAAAATggcattaaaacaaaaataagtaaaatgtgTCAATAGTAATGGATGCCCCACTCTCACTTTCATTTAGAATGTTCAGTGGACtcggaaattgaggtcaaaactctaatttggcattaaaattagaaagatcatatcatagggaacatgtgtactaagtttcaagttgattcaccaggacttcaacttcatcaaaaactaccttgaccaaaaactttaacctgaagtgggacagacggacggacaaatggacgcacagacaagaaaacataatgcccctcttctattgtaggtggggcataaaaattaaaaataacaataaacataccTGCATCAAACACCCAAGATCAAACAAGGAAGTCTATGCAGTGCATATTCCATTTAAAGATTACAATACAAATTTGTGAAGAAAGACTTCTCCAGAAAAAACGTATAAACTATCGATTACATATTGCATAATATTAAATTGCTTGAAGATTTAAAATCTTTTGACATAAATAAAGTTATATGAATGCTTGGTTCTCCTTGGTGTAATGTTGTATACCAACAGACAATAGGAGAGGAGCATCATATCTTCCATTCTTATTTATTAATGTCAATATATGCATTGCttgtcagtctgtctgtctgttctgaAATTGCTCAAAGTCATGTTTTTCTCAGACTGTTGATGtgaatatattattatataaattcaaaataacaacaaaaatattaacaatatcAAAAAAGTGcctaataaaagaaaaaaatattaaagtgaaTACATTACCTAGGTATTAAGCTTATACACTTTCCAAAATATACATATTACAGGATACACAGGTGGAAAGAATTTACGATACATCGAAATCAGTACATGTACTGTAAAGCGCCCTttgcattttttataaaaaaaatatatttgaacagTTGAAGTTGATTACCTCACATAATGAAATCGTATTTGATGTGAAGAGCTAGGATAAAATATTGCCTGTCTAATGAAAGTTAGCTGTAACTCAAGATTTGAATTTATTgattaaaactgacaaaaaacaATCAGAAGATATTATACCCAAGTACAAGATTACCTGATCCACAATCACATTCATACTCACAAGGAATAGTCCATTTTCATATTACCAACTTTTGATtgcagaatttatttttttgtgaacatGAGGTTATCTTCTTGTTTATTTCTGAATATTATAATGAAAGAACGTCCGCAAACTGTGAATCATAACGTCAATAATATAATTGAGGTGCAATGGTTTTTTTCAGTCATTTTTTAGAGTGGTTCAAGATGTCTTTAAAATGTCATCAAATAATGGATGGAGTTGATTATAAAACAGGTCTGAAGTTGTCATTAAAAGTGATCAGAGTTGTCctgattccatttttttttactcttacAGTAATTATTTCCTATGAAgtttga contains:
- the LOC139515953 gene encoding E3 ubiquitin-protein ligase TRIM71-like, giving the protein MASSDVDICTLCYDEYNSKEAIAWCTECEEFLCKDCEKHHKKMKISDDHKTMSIEDYHKLPQFVQDMSTYCQDHMEKFKLYCSFHACPCCEKCCSDKHKKCRDMKPLSDVVAQVKSSAWVQLLDQDLKDVKESFEEIIKYLKSRVNTCKFQKIQAFAKIQYMKNSIDELFNKLEKEIKYDLEYKHSELESEMNTLLLQLEQRANQINQLQSDFSQMTQHATELQMYVGLKEIEKTTSKAAQYIDDLKRGDNLKENNLQVIITPSVHSIVKYVKSFGDIHIHTRPSPLQVNAGREDQAQFLVPTYPGFDLIKPSMLKTLSIPDDKKCIHIGACRILPDSTYLILNNQDKKSQLWLFNNDGTFKKEVIGKLPGSSTDTCFVRNNTVAVTLGSANQIVLVDIEKKKVIKKIKISHDCYGVASDGQILVISSSEKSTIVNLDDIKSHKILEEVKANFISLFKGNNYGTIGDEQKVCCYASTGEPLWTFKHCDIRYPQGIAIDMNGFIYIASTENNSVMVVSPDGKTSKTILSESDGIKDPIAIDINRETGTMLISSRMNDDSEEKSFQKVFVFQI